Proteins encoded within one genomic window of Cucumis sativus cultivar 9930 chromosome 3, Cucumber_9930_V3, whole genome shotgun sequence:
- the LOC101223006 gene encoding auxin-responsive protein IAA13 isoform X3: MEPPLGLMPTTGIASAGGSSGASNDENSVSKAKELNTHQTDLSSEEFSSPPVEAELELGLGLSLGNGVSAGKGKQGLWGERGRILTAKDFPSAISPGGSSSSSSARFSGRPVAISGVKRAAEPVSHDGGSSPPAVSQVVGWPPIRAYRINSLINQAKNQRAGDEKELLSLKNRSNGVSEKIQDGKNTSATDTVKGPVGFVKVYMDGVLIGRKVDLNAHSCYETLALMLEDMFFKSTGSVPSTGLNGGQDEQAPKLSKLLTGSSEFVLTYEDKEGDWLLVGDVPWRMFLGSVKKLRIMRTSEAKGLGL, translated from the exons ATGGAACCACCTCTAGGTTTAATGCCTACCACCGGCATTGCCAGCGCTGGCGGCTCTTCCGGCGCCTCCAATGATGAGAATTCTGTTTCCAAAGCTAAGGAGTTGAACACCCACCAGACAGATTTGTCTTCTGAGGAGTTTTCTTCTCCCCCTGTTGAAGCTGAGCTCGAATTAGGCCTAGGGCTCAGTCTTGGAAATGGGGTTTCTGCAGGAAAGGGAAAACAGGGTCTTTGGGGTGAACGCGGCCGGATATTGACGGCGAAAGATTTTCCTTCGGCCATCTCTCCTGGTGggtcgtcttcttcttcttcggcTAGATTCTCTGGCAGACCTGTTGCTATTTCTGGTGTCAAGAGGGCGGCGGAACCTGTTTCCCATGACGGCGGTTCTTCTCCTCCGGCTGTCAG TCAGGTGGTGGGATGGCCGCCCATAAGAGCTTATAGAATTAACAGCCTGATTAACCAAGCTAAAAATCAGAGGGCTGGGGATGAAAAGGAGCTGCTTTCTCTCAAAAATAGGTCCAATGGTGTTTCAGAGAAGATCCAGGATGGCAAAAATACAAGTGCCACTGATACTGTAAAGGGCCCTGTAGGTTTTGTGAAAGTGTATATGGACGGAGTTCTAATTGGCAGGAAAGTGGACTTGAATGCCCATTCTTGCTATGAGACTTTGGCTCTGATGCTCGAGGACATGTTTTTTAAGTCTACAGGAAGTGTCCCATCCACCG GCTTGAATGGAGGTCAGGATGAACAAGCACCAAAACTCTCAAAACTTCTGACTGGCTCCTCTGAGTTTGTGCTCACCTATGAAGATAAAGAGGGAGACTGGTTGTTGGTTGGGGATGTTCCTTGGAG gatGTTCCTTGGCTCGGTTAAGAAACTTCGAATCATGAGGACATCTGAGGCAAAGGGACTTG GCTTATGA
- the LOC101209091 gene encoding DNA mismatch repair protein MSH1, mitochondrial isoform X2: MYWAATRTVVSASRWRFLALLIRFPPRNFTSVTHSPAFIERQQLEKLHCWKSRKGSRGSIKAAKKFKDNNILQDNKFLSHILWWKETVESCKKPSSVQLVKRLDFSNLLGLDTNLKNGSLKEGTLNCEILQFKAKFPREVLLCRVGDFYEAIGIDACILVEYAGLNPFGGQRMDSIPKAGCPVVNLRQTLDDLTRNGFSVCIVEEVQGPIQARSRKGRFISGHAHPGSPYVFGLVGVDHDLDFPEPMPVIGISRSARGYCMSLVIETMKTYSSEDGLTEEALVTKLRTCQYHHLFLHTSLRNNSSGTCRWGEFGEGGRLWGECNPRHFEWFDGKPLDNLISKVKELYGLDDEVTFRNVTISSENRPHPLTLGTATQIGAIPTEGIPCLLKVLLPSNCAGLPALYMRDLLLNPPAYETASTIQAICRLMSNVTCAIPDFTCFPPAKLVKLLETREANHIEFCRMKNVLDEILQMHKNCKLNNILKLLMDPASVATGLKIDYDTFVNECEWASSRVDEMIFLGSESESDQKISSYPIIPNGFFEDMEFSWKGRVKRIHIEESCTEVERAAEALSLAVTEDFVPIISRIRATNAPLGGPKGEILYARDHQSVWFKGKRFAPSVWAGSPGEAEIKQLKPALDSKGKKVGEEWFTTKKVEDSLTRYQEANTKAKAKVVDLLRELSSELLAKINVLIFASMLLIIAKALFAHVSEGRRRKWVFPTLAAPSDRSKGIKSLEGKVAMKLVGLSPYWFDVVEGNAVQNTIEMESLFLLTGPNGGGKSSLLRSICAATLLGICGFMVPAESALIPHFDSIMLHMKSFDSPADGKSSFQVEMSEMRSIVNRVTERSLVLIDEICRGTETAKGTCIAGSIIEALDKAGCLGIVSTHLHGIFDLPLDTQNIVYKAMGTVSAEGRTVPTWKLISGICRESLAFETAKNEGISEAIIQRAEDLYLSNYAKEGISGKETTDLNFFVSSHPSLNGNGTGKSNLKSNGVIVKADQPKTETTSKTGVLWKKLERAITKICQKKLIEFHRDKNTLTPAEIQCVLIDAREKPPPSTIGASSVYVILRPDGKFYVGQTDDLDGRVQSHRLKEGMRDAAFLYLMVPGKSLACQLETLLINRLPDHGFQLTNVADGKHRNFGTANLLSDNVTVCS; this comes from the exons ATGTACTGGGCGGCAACACGAACCGTTGTTTCTGCTTCCCGGTGGCGTTTTCTGGCTCTTTTGATTCGCTTCCCTCCGCGTAACTTCACCTCAGTTACTCATTCGCCGGCATTTAT AGAAAGGCAACAGCTTGAAAAGTTGCACTGTTGGAAAAGCAGAAAAGGTTCAAGAGGAAGCATCAAAGCTGCTAAGAAGTTTAAGGATAATAATATTCTCCAAGACAATAAGTTTCTTTCTCACATTTTATGGTGGAAAGAG ACGGTGGAATCATGCAAGAAGCCGTCATCTGTCCAGCTGGTTAAGAGGCTTGACTTTTCCAACTTGCTAGGTTTAGATACAAACCTGAAAAATGGGAG TCTTAAAGAAGGAACTCTTAACTGTGAGATTCTACAGTTCAAGGCAAAGTTTCCTCGAGAAGTTTTGCTCTGTAGA GTTGGAGATTTTTATGAAGCAATTGGAATAGATGCTTGCATACTTGTGGAATATGCTGGTTTAAATCCTTTTGGAGGTCAGCGTATGGATAGTATTCCAAAAGCTGGTTGCCCCGTTGTG AATCTTCGTCAAACTTTGGATGATCTGACACGCAATGGGTTCTCAGTG TGCATAGTGGAAGAAGTTCAGGGCCCAATTCAAGCTCGTTCTCGCAAAGGACGTTTTATATCTGG GCATGCACACCCAGGCAGTCCCTATGTTTTTGGGCTTGTCGGGGTTGATCACGATCTTGACTTTCCAGAACCGATGCCTGTGATTG GAATATCTCGATCCGCAAGGGGCTATTGCATGAGCCTTGTCATAGAGACCATGAAGACATATTCATCAGAGGATGGTTTGACAGAAGAGGCCTTAGTTACTAAACTGCGCACTTGTCAATACCATCATTTATTTCTTCACACGTCATTAAGGAACAACTCCTCAG GCACTTGCCGCTGGGGTGAATTTGGTGAGGGTGGCCGGCTATGGGGGGAATGTAATCCCAGACATTTTGAGTGGTTCGATGGAAAGCCTCTTGATAATCTTATTTCTAAG GTTAAAGAGCTTTATGGTCTTGATGATGAAGTTACATTTAGAAATGTTACAATATCGTCAGAAAATAGGCCACATCCGTTAACTCTAGGAACTGCAACACAGATTG GTGCCATACCAACAGAGGGAATACCTTGTTTGCTGAAGGTTTTGCTTCCATCCAATTGTGCTGGCCTTCCTGCATT GTATATGAGGGATCTTCTTCTCAATCCTCCTGCTTATGAGACTGCATCGACTATTCAAG CTATATGCAGGCTTATGAGCAATGTCACATGTGCAATTCCAGACTTCACTTGCTTTCCCCCAGCCAAG CTTGTGAAGTTATTGGAAACGAGGGAGGCGAATCATATTGAATTCTGTAGAATGAAGAATGTACTTGACGAAATATTACAAATGCACAAAAATTGCAAGCTAAACAATATCCTGAAATTGCTGATGGATCCTGCATCTGTGGCAACTGGGTTGAAAATTGACTATGATACATTT gtcAACGAATGTGAATGGGCTTCCAGTAGAGttgatgaaatgatttttcttggtagtgaaagtgaaagtgatCAGAAAATCAGTTCTTATCCTATTATTCCTAATGGTTTTTTCGAGGACATGGAATTTTCTTGGAAAGGTCGTGTGAAGAGGATTCACATTGAAGAATCTTGTACAGAAGTTGAACGGGCAGCTGAAGCACTCTCCCTTGCA GTTACTGAAGATTTTGTCCCAATCATTTCTAGAATCAGGGCTACTAATGCACCACTAGGAGGTCCAAAGGGAGAAATATTATATGCTCGGGACCATCAATCTGTCTGGTTCAAAGGAAAACGGTTTGCACCATCTGTATGGGCTGGAAGCCCTGGAGAAGCAGAAATTAAACAACTGAAACCTGCTCTTGAttcaaagggaaaaaaagttgGGGAGGAGTGGTTTACCACGAAGAAGGTGGAGGATTCTTTAACAAG GTACCAAGAGGCCAATAccaaagcaaaagcaaaagtaGTAGATCTGCTGAGGGAACTTTCTTCTGAATTGTTAGCTAAAATTAACGTCCTAATATTTGCTTCCATGCTACTCATAATTGCCAAGGCGTTATTTGCTCATGTGAG tgaaGGGAGGAGGAGGAAATGGGTTTTTCCCACCCTTGCTGCACCCAGTGATAGGTCCAAG GGCATAAAATCATTGGAGGGGAAAGTTGCGATGAAGCTGGTTGGTCTATCTCCCTATTGGTTTGATGTTGTCGAAGGCAATGCTGTGCAGAATACTATTGAGATGGaatcattatttcttttgacTGGTCCAAATGGGGGTGGAAAATCTAGTTTGCTTCGATCGATTTGTGCTGCTACTTTGCTTGGGATATGTGGATTTATGGTACCGGCAGAGTCCGCCCTGATTCCCCACTTCGACTCAATTATGCTTCATATGAAATCTTTTGATAGTCCTGCTGATGGAAAAAGTTCTTTTCAG GTGGAAATGTCAGAGATGAGATCCATTGTCAATAGAGTAACGGAGAGAAGTCTTGTACTTATCGATGAAATCTGTCGTGGAACAGAAACAGCAAAAGGAACTTGTATTGCCGGGAGCATTATTGAAGCTCTTGATAAAGCAGGTTGTCTTGGCATTGTCTCCACTCACTTGCATGGAATATTTGATTTGCCTTTAGATACCCAAAACATTGTGTACAAAGCAATGGGAACTGTTTCTGCGGAAGGACGCACGGTTCCCACTTGGAAGTTGATTAGTGGAATATGTCGAGAGAGCCTTGCCTTTGAAACAGCAAAGAATGAAGGAATCTCTGAAGCTATAATTCAAAGGGCTGAAGATTTGTATCTCTCAAATTATGCTAAAGAAGGGATTTCAGGAAAAGAGACGACAGATCtgaacttttttgtttcttctcatCCAAGCCTTAATGGTAATGGCACTGGAAAATCCAATCTCAAGTCAAACGGTGTGATTGTAAAGGCTGATCAGCCAAAAACAGAGACAACTAGCAAAACAGGTGTCTTGTGGAAGAAACTTGAGAGGGCTATCACAAAGATATGCCAAAAGAAGTTGATAGAGTTTCATAGAGATAAAAACACATTGACACCTGCTGAAATTCAATGTGTTCTAATTGATGCAAGAGAGAAGCCACCTCCATCAACAATAGGTGCTTCGAGCGTATATGTGATTCTTAGACCGGATGGCAAATTCTATGTTGGACAG ACTGATGATCTGGATGGTAGGGTCCAATCACATCGTTTAAAGGAAGGAATGCGGGATGCTGCATTCCTTTATCTTATGGTGCCTGGGAAGAGCTTAGCTTGCCAACTTGAAACTCTTCTCATCAATCGACTTCCTGATCACGGGTTCCAGCTAACTAACGTTGCTGATGGAAAGCATCGGAATTTTGGCACAGCCAATCTCTTATCCGACAATGTGACTGTTTGCTCATGA
- the LOC101209091 gene encoding DNA mismatch repair protein MSH1, mitochondrial isoform X1: protein MYWAATRTVVSASRWRFLALLIRFPPRNFTSVTHSPAFIERQQLEKLHCWKSRKGSRGSIKAAKKFKDNNILQDNKFLSHILWWKETVESCKKPSSVQLVKRLDFSNLLGLDTNLKNGSLKEGTLNCEILQFKAKFPREVLLCRVGDFYEAIGIDACILVEYAGLNPFGGQRMDSIPKAGCPVVNLRQTLDDLTRNGFSVCIVEEVQGPIQARSRKGRFISGHAHPGSPYVFGLVGVDHDLDFPEPMPVIGISRSARGYCMSLVIETMKTYSSEDGLTEEALVTKLRTCQYHHLFLHTSLRNNSSGTCRWGEFGEGGRLWGECNPRHFEWFDGKPLDNLISKVKELYGLDDEVTFRNVTISSENRPHPLTLGTATQIGAIPTEGIPCLLKVLLPSNCAGLPALYMRDLLLNPPAYETASTIQAICRLMSNVTCAIPDFTCFPPAKLVKLLETREANHIEFCRMKNVLDEILQMHKNCKLNNILKLLMDPASVATGLKIDYDTFVNECEWASSRVDEMIFLGSESESDQKISSYPIIPNGFFEDMEFSWKGRVKRIHIEESCTEVERAAEALSLAVTEDFVPIISRIRATNAPLGGPKGEILYARDHQSVWFKGKRFAPSVWAGSPGEAEIKQLKPALDSKGKKVGEEWFTTKKVEDSLTRYQEANTKAKAKVVDLLRELSSELLAKINVLIFASMLLIIAKALFAHVSEGRRRKWVFPTLAAPSDRSKQGIKSLEGKVAMKLVGLSPYWFDVVEGNAVQNTIEMESLFLLTGPNGGGKSSLLRSICAATLLGICGFMVPAESALIPHFDSIMLHMKSFDSPADGKSSFQVEMSEMRSIVNRVTERSLVLIDEICRGTETAKGTCIAGSIIEALDKAGCLGIVSTHLHGIFDLPLDTQNIVYKAMGTVSAEGRTVPTWKLISGICRESLAFETAKNEGISEAIIQRAEDLYLSNYAKEGISGKETTDLNFFVSSHPSLNGNGTGKSNLKSNGVIVKADQPKTETTSKTGVLWKKLERAITKICQKKLIEFHRDKNTLTPAEIQCVLIDAREKPPPSTIGASSVYVILRPDGKFYVGQTDDLDGRVQSHRLKEGMRDAAFLYLMVPGKSLACQLETLLINRLPDHGFQLTNVADGKHRNFGTANLLSDNVTVCS, encoded by the exons ATGTACTGGGCGGCAACACGAACCGTTGTTTCTGCTTCCCGGTGGCGTTTTCTGGCTCTTTTGATTCGCTTCCCTCCGCGTAACTTCACCTCAGTTACTCATTCGCCGGCATTTAT AGAAAGGCAACAGCTTGAAAAGTTGCACTGTTGGAAAAGCAGAAAAGGTTCAAGAGGAAGCATCAAAGCTGCTAAGAAGTTTAAGGATAATAATATTCTCCAAGACAATAAGTTTCTTTCTCACATTTTATGGTGGAAAGAG ACGGTGGAATCATGCAAGAAGCCGTCATCTGTCCAGCTGGTTAAGAGGCTTGACTTTTCCAACTTGCTAGGTTTAGATACAAACCTGAAAAATGGGAG TCTTAAAGAAGGAACTCTTAACTGTGAGATTCTACAGTTCAAGGCAAAGTTTCCTCGAGAAGTTTTGCTCTGTAGA GTTGGAGATTTTTATGAAGCAATTGGAATAGATGCTTGCATACTTGTGGAATATGCTGGTTTAAATCCTTTTGGAGGTCAGCGTATGGATAGTATTCCAAAAGCTGGTTGCCCCGTTGTG AATCTTCGTCAAACTTTGGATGATCTGACACGCAATGGGTTCTCAGTG TGCATAGTGGAAGAAGTTCAGGGCCCAATTCAAGCTCGTTCTCGCAAAGGACGTTTTATATCTGG GCATGCACACCCAGGCAGTCCCTATGTTTTTGGGCTTGTCGGGGTTGATCACGATCTTGACTTTCCAGAACCGATGCCTGTGATTG GAATATCTCGATCCGCAAGGGGCTATTGCATGAGCCTTGTCATAGAGACCATGAAGACATATTCATCAGAGGATGGTTTGACAGAAGAGGCCTTAGTTACTAAACTGCGCACTTGTCAATACCATCATTTATTTCTTCACACGTCATTAAGGAACAACTCCTCAG GCACTTGCCGCTGGGGTGAATTTGGTGAGGGTGGCCGGCTATGGGGGGAATGTAATCCCAGACATTTTGAGTGGTTCGATGGAAAGCCTCTTGATAATCTTATTTCTAAG GTTAAAGAGCTTTATGGTCTTGATGATGAAGTTACATTTAGAAATGTTACAATATCGTCAGAAAATAGGCCACATCCGTTAACTCTAGGAACTGCAACACAGATTG GTGCCATACCAACAGAGGGAATACCTTGTTTGCTGAAGGTTTTGCTTCCATCCAATTGTGCTGGCCTTCCTGCATT GTATATGAGGGATCTTCTTCTCAATCCTCCTGCTTATGAGACTGCATCGACTATTCAAG CTATATGCAGGCTTATGAGCAATGTCACATGTGCAATTCCAGACTTCACTTGCTTTCCCCCAGCCAAG CTTGTGAAGTTATTGGAAACGAGGGAGGCGAATCATATTGAATTCTGTAGAATGAAGAATGTACTTGACGAAATATTACAAATGCACAAAAATTGCAAGCTAAACAATATCCTGAAATTGCTGATGGATCCTGCATCTGTGGCAACTGGGTTGAAAATTGACTATGATACATTT gtcAACGAATGTGAATGGGCTTCCAGTAGAGttgatgaaatgatttttcttggtagtgaaagtgaaagtgatCAGAAAATCAGTTCTTATCCTATTATTCCTAATGGTTTTTTCGAGGACATGGAATTTTCTTGGAAAGGTCGTGTGAAGAGGATTCACATTGAAGAATCTTGTACAGAAGTTGAACGGGCAGCTGAAGCACTCTCCCTTGCA GTTACTGAAGATTTTGTCCCAATCATTTCTAGAATCAGGGCTACTAATGCACCACTAGGAGGTCCAAAGGGAGAAATATTATATGCTCGGGACCATCAATCTGTCTGGTTCAAAGGAAAACGGTTTGCACCATCTGTATGGGCTGGAAGCCCTGGAGAAGCAGAAATTAAACAACTGAAACCTGCTCTTGAttcaaagggaaaaaaagttgGGGAGGAGTGGTTTACCACGAAGAAGGTGGAGGATTCTTTAACAAG GTACCAAGAGGCCAATAccaaagcaaaagcaaaagtaGTAGATCTGCTGAGGGAACTTTCTTCTGAATTGTTAGCTAAAATTAACGTCCTAATATTTGCTTCCATGCTACTCATAATTGCCAAGGCGTTATTTGCTCATGTGAG tgaaGGGAGGAGGAGGAAATGGGTTTTTCCCACCCTTGCTGCACCCAGTGATAGGTCCAAG cagGGCATAAAATCATTGGAGGGGAAAGTTGCGATGAAGCTGGTTGGTCTATCTCCCTATTGGTTTGATGTTGTCGAAGGCAATGCTGTGCAGAATACTATTGAGATGGaatcattatttcttttgacTGGTCCAAATGGGGGTGGAAAATCTAGTTTGCTTCGATCGATTTGTGCTGCTACTTTGCTTGGGATATGTGGATTTATGGTACCGGCAGAGTCCGCCCTGATTCCCCACTTCGACTCAATTATGCTTCATATGAAATCTTTTGATAGTCCTGCTGATGGAAAAAGTTCTTTTCAG GTGGAAATGTCAGAGATGAGATCCATTGTCAATAGAGTAACGGAGAGAAGTCTTGTACTTATCGATGAAATCTGTCGTGGAACAGAAACAGCAAAAGGAACTTGTATTGCCGGGAGCATTATTGAAGCTCTTGATAAAGCAGGTTGTCTTGGCATTGTCTCCACTCACTTGCATGGAATATTTGATTTGCCTTTAGATACCCAAAACATTGTGTACAAAGCAATGGGAACTGTTTCTGCGGAAGGACGCACGGTTCCCACTTGGAAGTTGATTAGTGGAATATGTCGAGAGAGCCTTGCCTTTGAAACAGCAAAGAATGAAGGAATCTCTGAAGCTATAATTCAAAGGGCTGAAGATTTGTATCTCTCAAATTATGCTAAAGAAGGGATTTCAGGAAAAGAGACGACAGATCtgaacttttttgtttcttctcatCCAAGCCTTAATGGTAATGGCACTGGAAAATCCAATCTCAAGTCAAACGGTGTGATTGTAAAGGCTGATCAGCCAAAAACAGAGACAACTAGCAAAACAGGTGTCTTGTGGAAGAAACTTGAGAGGGCTATCACAAAGATATGCCAAAAGAAGTTGATAGAGTTTCATAGAGATAAAAACACATTGACACCTGCTGAAATTCAATGTGTTCTAATTGATGCAAGAGAGAAGCCACCTCCATCAACAATAGGTGCTTCGAGCGTATATGTGATTCTTAGACCGGATGGCAAATTCTATGTTGGACAG ACTGATGATCTGGATGGTAGGGTCCAATCACATCGTTTAAAGGAAGGAATGCGGGATGCTGCATTCCTTTATCTTATGGTGCCTGGGAAGAGCTTAGCTTGCCAACTTGAAACTCTTCTCATCAATCGACTTCCTGATCACGGGTTCCAGCTAACTAACGTTGCTGATGGAAAGCATCGGAATTTTGGCACAGCCAATCTCTTATCCGACAATGTGACTGTTTGCTCATGA
- the LOC101223006 gene encoding auxin-responsive protein IAA13 isoform X2 translates to MEPPLGLMPTTGIASAGGSSGASNDENSVSKAKELNTHQTDLSSEEFSSPPVEAELELGLGLSLGNGVSAGKGKQGLWGERGRILTAKDFPSAISPGGSSSSSSARFSGRPVAISGVKRAAEPVSHDGGSSPPAVSQVVGWPPIRAYRINSLINQAKNQRAGDEKELLSLKNRSNGVSEKIQDGKNTSATDTVKGPVGFVKVYMDGVLIGRKVDLNAHSCYETLALMLEDMFFKSTGSVPSTGLNGGQDEQAPKLSKLLTGSSEFVLTYEDKEGDWLLVGDVPWRMFLGSVKKLRIMRTSEAKGLAPRCQGRSERNGIKPI, encoded by the exons ATGGAACCACCTCTAGGTTTAATGCCTACCACCGGCATTGCCAGCGCTGGCGGCTCTTCCGGCGCCTCCAATGATGAGAATTCTGTTTCCAAAGCTAAGGAGTTGAACACCCACCAGACAGATTTGTCTTCTGAGGAGTTTTCTTCTCCCCCTGTTGAAGCTGAGCTCGAATTAGGCCTAGGGCTCAGTCTTGGAAATGGGGTTTCTGCAGGAAAGGGAAAACAGGGTCTTTGGGGTGAACGCGGCCGGATATTGACGGCGAAAGATTTTCCTTCGGCCATCTCTCCTGGTGggtcgtcttcttcttcttcggcTAGATTCTCTGGCAGACCTGTTGCTATTTCTGGTGTCAAGAGGGCGGCGGAACCTGTTTCCCATGACGGCGGTTCTTCTCCTCCGGCTGTCAG TCAGGTGGTGGGATGGCCGCCCATAAGAGCTTATAGAATTAACAGCCTGATTAACCAAGCTAAAAATCAGAGGGCTGGGGATGAAAAGGAGCTGCTTTCTCTCAAAAATAGGTCCAATGGTGTTTCAGAGAAGATCCAGGATGGCAAAAATACAAGTGCCACTGATACTGTAAAGGGCCCTGTAGGTTTTGTGAAAGTGTATATGGACGGAGTTCTAATTGGCAGGAAAGTGGACTTGAATGCCCATTCTTGCTATGAGACTTTGGCTCTGATGCTCGAGGACATGTTTTTTAAGTCTACAGGAAGTGTCCCATCCACCG GCTTGAATGGAGGTCAGGATGAACAAGCACCAAAACTCTCAAAACTTCTGACTGGCTCCTCTGAGTTTGTGCTCACCTATGAAGATAAAGAGGGAGACTGGTTGTTGGTTGGGGATGTTCCTTGGAG gatGTTCCTTGGCTCGGTTAAGAAACTTCGAATCATGAGGACATCTGAGGCAAAGGGACTTG CTCCAAGATGTCAAGGAAGAAGTGAGAGAAATGGAATCAAGCCCATTTAG
- the LOC101222608 gene encoding uncharacterized protein LOC101222608 codes for MGGGRTSTAPSRKVMVVVDPTRESAAALQYALSHALMDNDQVILLHIDNPNSWRNAISTFLKRPNGGGSTNSNNNNNVHAAATATAASDGGQGGGATAEVDFLEEMKKACKKAHPKLEVGTLRVELEGKDKASMIMAQTKSLGVDLLVIGQRRSLSTAILGYRRTGGAMKGAKMLDTAEYLIENSKCTCVAVQKKGQNAGYLLNTKTHRNFWLLA; via the exons ATGGGAGGAGGGCGGACGTCGACGGCACCTTCTAGAAAGGTTATGGTGGTAGTAGATCCTACCCGAGAGTCCGCCGCTGCACTCCAGTATGCTCTTTCGCATGCTCTTATGGATAATGATCAGGTAATTCTCCTCCATATCGATAACCCTAATTCTTGGAGGAACGCTATTTCTACGTTCCTTAAGAGACCTAATGGTGGTGGATCTactaatagtaataataataataatgttcaTGCTGCCGCTACTGCCACTGCCGCTTCCGACGGTGGACAAGGAGGAGGAGCTACGGCGGAGGTGGATTTTCTTGAGGAGATGAAGAAGGCCTGTAAGAAGGCTCATCCGAAACTGGAAGTGGGGACGTTGAGAGTTGAATTGGAAGGCAAAGACAAAGCCTCCATGATTATGgctcaaaccaaatctctCGGTGTTGATCTGCTAGTCATAGGGCAGAGGCGAAGTCTCTCCACAGCTATCTTAGg ATATAGAAGGACAGGAGGGGCAATGAAAGGGGCAAAAATGTTGGACACAGCAGAGTATTTGATTGAGAACAGCAAATGCACTTGTGTTGCTGTACAAAAGAAGGGACAAAATGCAGGCTATCTTTTAAACACCAAAACCCACAGAAACTTCTGGCTCTTGGCTTGA
- the LOC101223006 gene encoding auxin-responsive protein IAA13 isoform X1, protein MEPPLGLMPTTGIASAGGSSGASNDENSVSKAKELNTHQTDLSSEEFSSPPVEAELELGLGLSLGNGVSAGKGKQGLWGERGRILTAKDFPSAISPGGSSSSSSARFSGRPVAISGVKRAAEPVSHDGGSSPPAVSQVVGWPPIRAYRINSLINQAKNQRAGDEKELLSLKNRSNGVSEKIQDGKNTSATDTVKGPVGFVKVYMDGVLIGRKVDLNAHSCYETLALMLEDMFFKSTGSVPSTGLNGGQDEQAPKLSKLLTGSSEFVLTYEDKEGDWLLVGDVPWRMFLGSVKKLRIMRTSEAKGLAPHPKERKKERNHLIQCYPTGL, encoded by the exons ATGGAACCACCTCTAGGTTTAATGCCTACCACCGGCATTGCCAGCGCTGGCGGCTCTTCCGGCGCCTCCAATGATGAGAATTCTGTTTCCAAAGCTAAGGAGTTGAACACCCACCAGACAGATTTGTCTTCTGAGGAGTTTTCTTCTCCCCCTGTTGAAGCTGAGCTCGAATTAGGCCTAGGGCTCAGTCTTGGAAATGGGGTTTCTGCAGGAAAGGGAAAACAGGGTCTTTGGGGTGAACGCGGCCGGATATTGACGGCGAAAGATTTTCCTTCGGCCATCTCTCCTGGTGggtcgtcttcttcttcttcggcTAGATTCTCTGGCAGACCTGTTGCTATTTCTGGTGTCAAGAGGGCGGCGGAACCTGTTTCCCATGACGGCGGTTCTTCTCCTCCGGCTGTCAG TCAGGTGGTGGGATGGCCGCCCATAAGAGCTTATAGAATTAACAGCCTGATTAACCAAGCTAAAAATCAGAGGGCTGGGGATGAAAAGGAGCTGCTTTCTCTCAAAAATAGGTCCAATGGTGTTTCAGAGAAGATCCAGGATGGCAAAAATACAAGTGCCACTGATACTGTAAAGGGCCCTGTAGGTTTTGTGAAAGTGTATATGGACGGAGTTCTAATTGGCAGGAAAGTGGACTTGAATGCCCATTCTTGCTATGAGACTTTGGCTCTGATGCTCGAGGACATGTTTTTTAAGTCTACAGGAAGTGTCCCATCCACCG GCTTGAATGGAGGTCAGGATGAACAAGCACCAAAACTCTCAAAACTTCTGACTGGCTCCTCTGAGTTTGTGCTCACCTATGAAGATAAAGAGGGAGACTGGTTGTTGGTTGGGGATGTTCCTTGGAG gatGTTCCTTGGCTCGGTTAAGAAACTTCGAATCATGAGGACATCTGAGGCAAAGGGACTTG CCCCCCAtcccaaagaaagaaagaaagaaagaaatcatCTTATACAATGCTACCCTACAGGCTTATGA